One Helianthus annuus cultivar XRQ/B chromosome 12, HanXRQr2.0-SUNRISE, whole genome shotgun sequence genomic region harbors:
- the LOC110894872 gene encoding pleckstrin homology domain-containing protein 1: MASLWRAVMGDTPPNPDDYDGVEYWSNPERTGWLTKQGEYIKTWRRRWFVLKQGKLFWFKEAIVTRGSRPRGVIPVATCLTVKGAEDVINKQFAFELSTRSDTMYFIADSEKEKEDWINSIGRSIVQHSRSVTANEIVDYDSNR; encoded by the coding sequence ATGGCGAGCCTCTGGCGAGCCGTGATGGGCGACACACCACCCAACCCCGACGACTACGACGGCGTGGAGTACTGGTCCAACCCCGAGCGCACCGGCTGGCTCACCAAACAAGGCGAGTACATCAAAACCTGGCGTCGCCGCTGGTTCGTCCTCAAACAGGGCAAACTCTTCTGGTTCAAAGAAGCCATCGTCACTCGCGGATCCAGGCCACGTGGCGTCATCCCAGTGGCCACTTGCCTCACCGTAAAAGGAGCCGAAGATGTTATTAATAAACAGTTTGCGTTTGAGTTGTCTACTCGATCTGATACCATGTATTTTATTGCTGATTCGGAGAAGGAGAAGGAGGATTGGATTAACTCGATCGGACGGTCGATTGTGCAGCACTCCAGGTCTGTTACTGCTAATGAGATCGTTGATTATGATAGTAATAGATGA